One genomic window of Xanthobacter dioxanivorans includes the following:
- a CDS encoding flavin reductase family protein: MSNARAFRETLGLFPTGVAIVTTCGTDGERIGATVSSFNSVSLDPPLILFSIARNTRAYAAWAAADHYAVNVLPERESELSTRFARSLSDKWEGLAPEAGRGGVPLLREALAWFECRHHARYDGGDHLILVGEVIAHTARSSTQGRPLVFFKGKYRKLDEDSPRPTPSGIEHLLHGW, translated from the coding sequence ATGAGCAACGCCCGTGCCTTCCGCGAGACCCTCGGCCTGTTTCCCACCGGCGTCGCCATCGTCACCACCTGCGGCACGGACGGCGAGCGGATCGGCGCCACCGTCAGTTCCTTCAACTCGGTGTCGCTGGACCCGCCGCTGATCTTGTTCTCCATCGCTCGGAACACCAGGGCCTATGCCGCGTGGGCAGCGGCGGACCACTATGCGGTGAACGTCCTGCCGGAGCGCGAGAGTGAGCTCTCCACACGCTTCGCCCGATCGCTGTCCGACAAATGGGAGGGCCTCGCGCCCGAAGCGGGGCGAGGCGGCGTACCGCTGCTGCGGGAAGCCCTGGCATGGTTCGAGTGCCGGCACCATGCCCGCTACGACGGCGGCGACCACCTCATCCTCGTCGGCGAAGTGATCGCCCATACGGCGCGCAGCTCAACGCAAGGGCGCCCGCTGGTCTTCTTCAAGGGCAAGTATCGGAAGCTGGACGAGGATTCGCCACGTCCGACGCCATCCGGCATCGAGCACCTGCTCCACGGCTGGTAG
- a CDS encoding MarR family winged helix-turn-helix transcriptional regulator, whose product MPPRRTASPAFIPPITISRPDFLNAGSDRDFRDSIFSMVRALDGLQACREVFAQELGLTGSQFAVLIGTAYREGTDGVTIRDLAEHVRLAAPHVTTEVGRLVRKGLMTKRPHLTDRRSVLVSLTPEGEAEVRRVAPLVRRINDILFESISRADLDALTRAMKALIVNSERALAEVRWGDMLKDARAEGTPAEAGDRRRATARTIG is encoded by the coding sequence ATGCCTCCCCGCCGAACAGCTTCCCCGGCTTTCATTCCGCCCATCACGATTTCGCGGCCCGACTTCCTCAATGCGGGCAGCGACCGGGACTTCCGCGACAGCATCTTCTCCATGGTGCGGGCGCTCGACGGGCTGCAGGCCTGCCGCGAGGTGTTCGCGCAGGAGCTCGGCCTGACCGGCAGCCAGTTCGCCGTGCTCATAGGCACGGCCTATCGCGAGGGCACGGACGGCGTGACCATCCGCGACCTTGCGGAGCACGTGCGCCTCGCGGCCCCGCACGTGACCACGGAGGTCGGGCGACTTGTCCGCAAGGGGCTGATGACGAAACGCCCCCATCTCACCGACCGCAGGAGCGTGCTGGTATCGCTCACGCCGGAGGGCGAGGCCGAGGTGCGCCGGGTGGCCCCGCTGGTCCGGCGGATCAACGACATTCTTTTCGAATCCATCTCGCGCGCCGATCTCGATGCACTGACGCGGGCGATGAAGGCCCTGATCGTCAATTCGGAGCGGGCTCTCGCGGAAGTCCGCTGGGGCGACATGCTGAAGGATGCCCGGGCCGAGGGCACTCCAGCCGAGGCCGGAGACCGCCGCCGCGCCACCGCCAGGACCATCGGCTAA
- a CDS encoding 4-hydroxyphenylacetate 3-hydroxylase family protein, which produces MTIQTPVTSAAAGLRTGAAFLADLKASKRCIFVDGQKVSDPTSHPAFREGAKSMARLFDFAAAPENLETMTFEVEETGKRAWRCFQIPKTHADLKAKRIAAEKWAEQTFGLMGRTPDHVANFFTGYAAKPSVFAKSGARYAENVVNFYKYIRDNHLYVSYAIVPPQIDRSKPAHKQADPHLYAGAVKETAEGIYVSGGQQLATGAVYADYIQVSCIHPLQPGDENYAISVAIPADAEGLRLYSRRPFAQQADNAEDHPLTSRFDESDCFVVLDNVFVPWERVFIYRDIELCRDQWWKTPSHLYGNHQAQARFATKLRFLLGLAKRMNEAVGNDGVPPVQVQMGELAALASIVDGMLQAQEVMASYDEEGVLWPSKTILYSVMALQSEINPRMIDIVRGLTGAAMITLPSSVKDFENPESRPDLERFFGTPVLNARERVALMRLAWDFIGSELGNRHQQYEKFYGGASFLVKMNVFRDYDFKRAGALVDAALSLPPVE; this is translated from the coding sequence ATGACCATCCAGACCCCGGTCACTTCCGCTGCCGCCGGCCTGCGCACGGGGGCCGCATTTCTCGCCGACCTCAAGGCCAGCAAGCGCTGCATCTTCGTCGATGGGCAGAAGGTCAGCGATCCCACCTCGCACCCGGCCTTCCGCGAGGGGGCGAAGTCCATGGCGCGCCTGTTCGATTTTGCGGCTGCGCCCGAAAATCTGGAAACCATGACCTTCGAGGTGGAGGAGACCGGAAAGCGCGCCTGGCGCTGCTTCCAGATCCCGAAAACCCATGCCGACCTGAAAGCCAAGCGCATTGCCGCCGAGAAGTGGGCCGAGCAGACTTTCGGCCTGATGGGCCGCACGCCGGACCATGTGGCCAATTTCTTCACCGGATATGCAGCCAAGCCCTCGGTCTTCGCCAAATCCGGCGCGCGCTATGCGGAGAACGTGGTCAATTTCTACAAATACATCCGCGACAACCACCTTTATGTGTCCTACGCGATCGTGCCGCCGCAGATCGACCGTTCCAAGCCCGCCCACAAGCAGGCCGATCCGCACCTCTACGCCGGCGCGGTGAAGGAGACGGCGGAGGGGATCTATGTGTCCGGCGGCCAGCAGCTGGCAACCGGCGCGGTCTATGCCGACTATATTCAGGTCAGCTGCATCCATCCGTTGCAGCCGGGTGACGAGAACTACGCCATCAGCGTTGCCATCCCTGCCGACGCGGAGGGCCTGCGGCTTTATTCCCGCCGTCCGTTCGCCCAGCAGGCGGACAATGCGGAGGATCATCCGCTCACCAGCCGGTTCGACGAGAGCGACTGCTTCGTGGTGTTGGACAATGTGTTCGTGCCCTGGGAGCGCGTCTTCATCTATCGCGACATCGAGCTGTGCCGAGACCAGTGGTGGAAGACGCCCTCCCATCTTTACGGCAACCACCAGGCGCAGGCCCGCTTCGCCACCAAGCTGCGCTTCCTGCTCGGCCTCGCCAAGCGCATGAACGAGGCCGTGGGCAATGATGGTGTGCCGCCGGTGCAGGTGCAGATGGGTGAACTGGCCGCGCTCGCGTCTATCGTCGACGGCATGCTTCAGGCGCAGGAGGTGATGGCCTCCTATGACGAGGAGGGCGTGCTGTGGCCCTCCAAGACCATTCTGTATTCGGTGATGGCGCTTCAGTCGGAGATCAACCCGCGCATGATCGACATCGTGCGCGGGCTGACCGGGGCGGCGATGATTACGCTGCCGTCCTCGGTGAAGGATTTCGAGAACCCCGAGTCCCGTCCCGATCTGGAGCGCTTCTTCGGTACGCCCGTGCTCAATGCCCGCGAGCGCGTGGCGCTGATGCGCCTTGCCTGGGATTTCATCGGCTCGGAGCTGGGCAATCGCCACCAGCAGTACGAGAAATTCTACGGCGGCGCGTCCTTTCTGGTGAAGATGAACGTCTTCCGCGACTACGACTTCAAGCGCGCCGGCGCGCTGGTGGATGCGGCCTTGAGCCTGCCGCCGGTGGAGTGA
- a CDS encoding aldehyde dehydrogenase family protein, whose protein sequence is MSNTTKFYIDGAWVEPIAGTPFDVINPANEEVAGTISLGSAADVDRAVKAARAAFGSWSTSSKAERLELLASIIAAYERRFDELAAVITAEMGSPLWFAKDVQTNTTLDHFKEARRVLKDYDFGHMLGDTTHIVREPIGVVGMITPWNWPVNQIAAKFAAALAAGCTAVVKPSEVAPLSGIVLAEILHEAGVPKGVFNLVNGDGPTVGEAISAHPDIDMVSFTGSTRAGVLVAKSAAETVKRVHQELGGKSANIILPGADLAKAVPAGVLRCFTNTGQSCQAPTRMLVHRDQLGEVVEIARRTAEAVVVGDPLAEGTRLGPLVSKAQFDRVQHLIGVGIAEGATLVIGGQGRPADLNRGYYVRPTIFSDVRPDMTIAQQEIFGPVLSILSYKDEDDAIEIANGTLYGLSGYVWAGSLEHARAIGLRMRAGRIYLNGAPHGKLQDVEAPFGGYKQSGNGREAGIYGLEDFLEIKAILGYEVA, encoded by the coding sequence ATGAGCAACACCACGAAATTCTACATCGACGGCGCCTGGGTCGAGCCCATCGCCGGCACCCCGTTCGATGTCATCAATCCGGCCAACGAGGAGGTGGCCGGCACCATCAGCCTTGGCAGCGCGGCCGATGTGGATCGCGCGGTGAAGGCCGCCCGTGCGGCCTTCGGGAGCTGGTCGACAAGCAGCAAGGCGGAACGCCTTGAGCTGCTGGCCAGCATCATTGCCGCCTACGAGCGGCGCTTCGACGAGCTGGCCGCCGTCATCACGGCGGAGATGGGCTCACCCCTCTGGTTCGCCAAGGACGTGCAGACCAACACCACGCTGGACCACTTCAAGGAAGCGCGGCGCGTGCTGAAGGATTACGACTTCGGCCACATGCTGGGCGACACCACGCACATCGTGCGCGAGCCCATCGGCGTCGTGGGCATGATCACGCCATGGAACTGGCCGGTGAACCAGATCGCCGCCAAGTTCGCCGCCGCGCTTGCCGCCGGCTGTACCGCCGTGGTGAAGCCCAGCGAGGTGGCTCCGCTCAGCGGCATCGTGCTCGCCGAGATCCTGCACGAGGCCGGCGTGCCCAAGGGCGTTTTCAACCTCGTGAATGGCGACGGGCCAACGGTCGGCGAGGCGATTTCCGCGCATCCCGACATTGACATGGTCTCCTTCACCGGCTCCACCCGCGCCGGCGTGCTCGTGGCCAAGTCGGCGGCGGAGACAGTCAAGCGCGTCCATCAGGAACTGGGTGGCAAGTCCGCCAACATCATCCTGCCCGGCGCAGACCTCGCCAAGGCGGTGCCGGCCGGGGTGCTGCGCTGCTTCACCAATACGGGGCAATCCTGCCAGGCACCCACGCGCATGCTCGTCCATCGGGACCAGTTGGGCGAGGTGGTGGAGATCGCCCGGCGGACGGCAGAAGCGGTCGTCGTCGGCGATCCGCTGGCTGAGGGCACCCGTCTCGGCCCGCTGGTCAGCAAGGCGCAATTCGACCGCGTGCAGCACCTGATCGGCGTCGGGATCGCCGAAGGCGCAACGCTGGTGATTGGCGGCCAAGGGCGTCCGGCCGACCTCAACCGCGGCTATTACGTGCGCCCGACCATCTTCTCGGATGTGCGCCCGGACATGACCATCGCCCAGCAGGAAATCTTCGGTCCCGTGCTCTCCATCCTCTCCTATAAGGACGAGGACGACGCCATCGAGATCGCCAACGGCACACTCTATGGCCTCTCGGGCTATGTCTGGGCGGGGTCGCTGGAGCACGCCCGCGCCATCGGCCTGCGCATGCGCGCCGGACGCATCTATCTGAACGGCGCCCCGCACGGAAAGCTTCAGGATGTGGAGGCCCCGTTCGGCGGCTACAAGCAGTCGGGCAATGGCCGCGAGGCCGGCATCTACGGGCTGGAGGACTTCCTGGAGATCAAGGCCATCCTCGGATACGAGGTGGCCTGA
- a CDS encoding thiamine pyrophosphate-binding protein has translation MKNIERPEVTLSETVEWGSDIAARMLRALDIPYIALNPGASYRGFHDSLVNHLGNERPQMLLCLNEDHVVSIAHGYAKATDKAMAAVLHSNVGLLHGAMGLFNAWCDRAPMIVVGATGPVAPEKRRPWIDWIHTSKDQGALVRDYTKWDDEPRSPHGIVEAFLRGAQLTESQPCAPVYICLDAGLQEQKLDQPLAIPSVERFKPAPAPRAGAAEVEAIAEMLARAKTPLILFGRGSRDPEAWARRVRLAELSGASVMTSVRERSVFPTDHGLHIVPPFYWLSPAAKEKVRAADVIVSFDWVDLNGFLLQLTRTTETYPARIAHVSLDSILHRGWSMDYFALPPVDVPVMAGADGAVEDVLAVLEQKLAGQARWDGKSRNTHPVPAYSDNASKEMAPRDIEVALAKVRGEETFTLAHVTIGWAGNAYHFRDPLDFMGHDGGAGLAAGPGLTIGVALALKDSGRPVVSVLGDGDFMQGVSALWTAAHYGIPALFIVSNNRSNFNDEIHQEAVAKMRGRPAQNRWIGQRIADPELDLAAMARAQGVEAEGPVQTIEELEAAIRRGLEVVRSGKPYFIDAHVTPGYANPPLSRGE, from the coding sequence ATGAAGAATATCGAACGTCCCGAGGTCACGCTTTCCGAAACGGTGGAATGGGGCAGCGACATCGCCGCCCGCATGCTGCGTGCTCTCGACATTCCCTACATCGCCCTCAATCCGGGGGCGAGCTATCGCGGCTTCCACGACAGCCTCGTCAACCACCTGGGCAATGAGCGGCCCCAGATGCTGCTGTGCCTCAACGAGGACCATGTGGTGTCCATCGCCCACGGCTATGCCAAGGCCACCGACAAGGCCATGGCCGCGGTGCTGCATTCCAACGTCGGCCTGCTGCACGGCGCCATGGGGCTGTTCAACGCCTGGTGCGACCGCGCGCCGATGATCGTGGTCGGCGCCACCGGCCCCGTCGCCCCCGAGAAGCGTCGCCCGTGGATCGACTGGATCCACACCTCAAAGGATCAGGGTGCGCTGGTGCGCGACTACACCAAGTGGGATGACGAGCCGCGCTCACCCCACGGCATCGTGGAAGCCTTCCTGCGCGGCGCGCAGCTTACCGAGAGCCAGCCCTGCGCCCCCGTGTACATCTGCCTCGATGCCGGCCTGCAGGAGCAGAAGCTCGATCAGCCACTCGCCATCCCCTCGGTGGAACGCTTCAAACCTGCCCCTGCGCCCCGCGCCGGTGCCGCAGAGGTGGAAGCCATCGCCGAGATGCTGGCGCGCGCCAAGACTCCTCTCATCCTGTTTGGCCGTGGCTCGCGTGATCCGGAGGCCTGGGCGCGGCGCGTGCGGCTGGCGGAACTCTCCGGCGCCTCGGTCATGACCTCCGTTCGCGAGCGCTCGGTGTTTCCCACCGACCACGGCCTGCACATCGTGCCGCCCTTCTATTGGCTGAGTCCCGCCGCCAAGGAGAAGGTGCGCGCGGCGGACGTGATCGTCAGCTTCGACTGGGTGGACCTCAACGGCTTCCTGCTCCAGCTCACCCGCACCACCGAGACCTATCCGGCCAGGATCGCCCATGTCTCGCTGGACAGCATCCTGCATCGCGGCTGGAGCATGGACTATTTCGCCCTGCCGCCGGTGGACGTGCCGGTCATGGCGGGCGCCGACGGCGCGGTGGAGGACGTGCTCGCCGTGCTGGAGCAGAAGCTCGCCGGCCAGGCGCGCTGGGACGGCAAGAGCCGCAACACCCATCCCGTTCCCGCCTATTCCGACAATGCCTCGAAGGAAATGGCGCCGCGCGACATTGAGGTGGCGCTGGCCAAGGTGCGTGGCGAGGAGACCTTCACCCTCGCCCATGTCACCATCGGCTGGGCGGGCAACGCCTATCACTTCCGCGATCCGCTGGACTTCATGGGCCATGACGGCGGCGCCGGCCTTGCCGCCGGCCCGGGCCTCACCATCGGCGTGGCGCTGGCCCTCAAGGACTCCGGCCGCCCTGTGGTCTCGGTGCTGGGCGACGGCGATTTCATGCAGGGCGTCTCCGCCCTCTGGACCGCCGCCCATTACGGCATCCCGGCGCTGTTCATCGTCTCCAACAACCGCTCCAACTTCAACGACGAGATTCATCAGGAAGCGGTGGCGAAGATGCGCGGCCGCCCCGCGCAGAACCGCTGGATCGGCCAGCGCATCGCCGATCCCGAACTCGACCTCGCCGCCATGGCGCGCGCGCAGGGCGTGGAAGCGGAAGGCCCGGTGCAGACCATCGAGGAGCTGGAGGCGGCCATCCGGCGCGGCCTTGAAGTGGTGCGCTCCGGCAAGCCCTATTTCATCGACGCCCATGTGACGCCCGGCTACGCCAACCCGCCCCTGTCCCGCGGCGAGTGA
- a CDS encoding alpha-hydroxy acid oxidase, translating into MDTSADIFTNDEIVTRARARLAPAVWDYLTGGAESERALCGNRLALDSLAFLPRVLRDVAERSTATSLFGRSMALPAFLAPIGSLSLFDKEGALASAAAARAAGVPCFISIMSQPALEEVARAEPDAVLILQIYVRGDRDWLRQVVGRAEAAGCAAICLTVDSAVYGRRERDLRNRFSSAAAVDRVNFDDRKSVQITTEQAALSWDDVAFLRSLTRLPLILKGILHPEDARLAAEHGADAVYLSNHGGRQLDHCVPALDQIEAARAAIGADKPVLVDGGFLRGTDIAKALALGATAAGLGKLQGLALAAGGRAGVETMLSLLKAELSNALALLGCRTVAQLDAALLRRTQPGLSSSVLSTFIGQRQPQT; encoded by the coding sequence ATGGACACGAGCGCCGACATCTTCACCAATGATGAGATCGTCACCCGCGCCCGCGCGCGGCTGGCCCCGGCGGTGTGGGACTATCTGACCGGCGGCGCGGAATCCGAGCGCGCGCTGTGCGGCAACCGCCTGGCGCTGGATAGCCTCGCCTTTCTGCCGCGGGTGCTGCGCGATGTGGCGGAGCGCTCCACCGCCACATCGCTTTTCGGCCGCTCCATGGCCCTGCCCGCCTTTCTCGCCCCCATCGGCTCGCTCTCCCTGTTCGACAAGGAGGGCGCGCTCGCCAGCGCGGCGGCGGCGCGGGCGGCGGGCGTGCCCTGCTTCATCAGCATCATGTCCCAGCCTGCGCTGGAAGAGGTGGCGCGGGCCGAGCCGGATGCCGTCCTGATCCTCCAGATCTATGTGCGCGGCGACCGCGACTGGCTGCGGCAGGTGGTGGGGCGCGCCGAGGCCGCGGGCTGCGCCGCCATCTGCCTGACCGTTGATTCCGCGGTCTACGGCCGGCGCGAACGCGACCTGCGCAACCGTTTTTCCTCCGCCGCGGCGGTGGATCGGGTGAATTTCGACGACCGCAAATCGGTGCAGATCACCACCGAGCAGGCCGCGCTGTCGTGGGATGACGTGGCCTTCCTGCGCAGCCTCACGCGGCTGCCGCTGATCCTCAAGGGCATCCTTCACCCCGAGGATGCCCGCCTCGCCGCCGAGCACGGAGCCGACGCGGTCTATCTCTCCAACCACGGCGGGCGGCAGCTGGACCATTGCGTGCCGGCCCTCGATCAGATCGAGGCTGCGCGCGCCGCCATCGGCGCCGACAAGCCGGTGCTCGTGGACGGCGGCTTCCTGCGCGGCACCGACATCGCCAAGGCGTTGGCGCTCGGCGCGACGGCTGCGGGGCTCGGCAAGCTGCAAGGGCTCGCGCTGGCGGCCGGCGGGCGGGCCGGGGTGGAAACCATGCTCTCCCTTCTCAAGGCCGAGCTTTCCAACGCGCTGGCGCTGCTGGGCTGCCGCACCGTTGCGCAACTCGATGCGGCGCTGCTGCGCCGGACCCAGCCCGGACTTTCATCCAGCGTCCTGTCCACCTTCATCGGCCAGCGCCAGCCACAGACCTGA
- a CDS encoding ABC transporter substrate-binding protein → MGIKFGISRRTALMGMGATALAASTGTPLRAQTPPTLRYATGGGFGPNEIDTVFFTDFMKKNILKRYGKDYLLDVTYTRGTPEATALMAAGRIDLAAQSCASFVSALAKDAVPGGMKVIADEHDVRAGYSAQSFYVLEGSPITDPKQLKGKIIAVNAFGTGVDLLLRVVLKKNGLDPRRDVRIVEISFPSIGMALREGRVDCGVLPLPFGATELAKGGIRELFNGTAAYPAYSVIFQAATNQILTTQPAAVRAWLADYVDGLHWLHDPANRKEAVAVVAEVAKSTPEVVDTYFATKSDYYRDLNGCLSSDLLQSQVDAMVDQGFLAKRIEIKNYVDMSYLPHPCAG, encoded by the coding sequence ATGGGCATCAAGTTCGGGATTTCCAGACGTACGGCCCTCATGGGCATGGGCGCCACCGCGCTCGCGGCGAGTACCGGAACGCCGCTGCGCGCACAGACGCCCCCGACCCTGCGCTACGCCACGGGCGGCGGGTTCGGCCCGAACGAAATCGACACCGTCTTCTTCACCGACTTCATGAAGAAGAACATCCTGAAGCGCTACGGCAAGGACTATCTTCTGGACGTGACCTATACGCGCGGCACCCCGGAAGCGACAGCGCTGATGGCCGCCGGGCGCATCGACCTGGCCGCCCAGTCCTGCGCCAGCTTCGTCTCCGCTCTTGCCAAGGACGCCGTGCCCGGCGGCATGAAGGTGATCGCCGACGAGCATGACGTCCGCGCCGGCTATTCCGCCCAGTCCTTCTATGTGCTGGAGGGCAGCCCGATCACCGACCCCAAGCAGCTCAAGGGCAAGATCATCGCGGTCAACGCCTTCGGCACCGGCGTCGATCTGCTGCTGCGCGTCGTGCTGAAGAAGAACGGCCTCGATCCGCGACGCGACGTGCGCATCGTGGAAATCTCTTTCCCGAGCATCGGCATGGCCCTGCGCGAGGGCCGCGTGGACTGCGGCGTTCTCCCCCTCCCCTTCGGCGCCACCGAACTGGCCAAGGGGGGCATCCGCGAACTGTTCAACGGAACCGCGGCCTACCCGGCCTATTCGGTGATCTTCCAGGCCGCAACCAACCAGATCCTGACCACCCAGCCCGCCGCCGTGCGCGCCTGGCTGGCGGATTATGTGGACGGCCTGCACTGGCTGCACGATCCGGCCAACCGCAAGGAGGCGGTGGCCGTGGTCGCCGAAGTGGCCAAGTCCACGCCGGAGGTGGTGGACACGTACTTCGCCACCAAGAGCGATTATTATCGCGATCTCAACGGCTGCCTGAGCTCCGACCTGCTTCAGTCGCAGGTGGACGCCATGGTGGACCAGGGCTTCCTGGCCAAGCGCATCGAGATCAAGAATTACGTGGACATGAGCTACCTGCCGCACCCCTGCGCGGGGTGA
- a CDS encoding ABC transporter permease, with the protein MARVVSLYPLVLLAAVWEVVARTGLTPPIFLPAFSHVVADLFTQLLAGQFFGPMLVSLYRAFAGFAIAMVIGVTTGIAMAQFTWLNRFMTPIISTGFPAPKIALLPIFILWFGIDHMSKILLVAFVCVFPFIVAAYGAASTVPRAQIWAAQAMATTRAGMIFRVVLPASLPSLLSGVRVAIPQALVSAFTAEMIAGGGGLGGELVYAQRFFETTTVFEILILMLAIGYVIDTLFLKLRIHTLRWHEQTASKD; encoded by the coding sequence ATGGCAAGGGTCGTTTCCCTCTACCCTCTGGTGCTTCTCGCCGCGGTCTGGGAGGTGGTCGCCCGCACCGGGCTCACGCCGCCCATTTTCCTGCCGGCCTTTTCGCACGTGGTCGCGGACCTGTTCACGCAATTGCTGGCCGGCCAGTTCTTCGGCCCCATGCTGGTGAGCCTTTACCGGGCCTTCGCCGGCTTTGCGATTGCCATGGTCATCGGCGTCACGACCGGCATCGCCATGGCGCAGTTCACATGGCTGAACCGTTTCATGACGCCGATCATCTCCACCGGCTTCCCCGCACCCAAGATCGCCCTTTTGCCCATCTTCATCCTGTGGTTCGGCATCGATCACATGTCGAAGATCCTGCTGGTTGCCTTCGTCTGCGTCTTCCCCTTCATCGTCGCCGCCTATGGTGCCGCCTCGACCGTGCCCCGCGCGCAGATCTGGGCGGCGCAGGCGATGGCAACAACGCGCGCCGGCATGATCTTCCGGGTCGTGCTGCCGGCCTCCCTCCCCTCGCTGCTGAGCGGCGTGCGGGTCGCCATCCCGCAGGCGCTGGTCAGCGCGTTCACGGCGGAGATGATCGCCGGCGGTGGCGGGCTGGGCGGTGAACTGGTCTACGCCCAGCGTTTCTTCGAGACGACGACGGTGTTCGAGATCCTCATCCTGATGCTCGCCATCGGCTACGTGATCGACACCCTGTTCCTCAAGCTTCGCATCCACACCCTGCGCTGGCACGAGCAGACCGCCAGCAAGGACTGA
- a CDS encoding ABC transporter permease — MSTASRTAPLVAILSYVGSLAACVLAWDLVVRLGLVDRSLLPLPGDVAVELVTLMGTASFRTDLEQTVIRSMLGLLLGTSIAVPLGATMALSRHVRGFFEPIVKVTYTLPKTSLIPLFILWFGIGTVTNVLAVMLSTLLPVLVYTYHGVEGVPRVLVWSGRAMGTGPVGILFRIQLPAALPAILIGVRVALGFSFVVAIAAEMIASSYGIGKLIFMYGENGAYVPMFAAVTAIVIVAATIDFLFARVSAYALRWSDTYSAQR; from the coding sequence ATGAGCACGGCATCCCGCACCGCCCCTTTGGTCGCCATCCTCAGCTATGTCGGCTCGCTGGCCGCCTGCGTTCTCGCGTGGGATCTGGTCGTCCGCCTCGGCCTCGTCGATCGCTCACTTCTTCCCCTGCCCGGTGACGTAGCGGTCGAGCTTGTGACCCTGATGGGCACGGCTTCATTCCGGACAGACCTTGAGCAAACCGTCATCCGCAGCATGCTCGGCCTGCTGCTCGGCACCTCGATCGCGGTTCCGCTCGGCGCCACGATGGCGCTTTCCAGGCATGTCCGCGGCTTCTTCGAGCCGATCGTCAAGGTCACATACACCCTCCCCAAGACCTCGTTGATCCCGCTGTTCATCCTCTGGTTCGGCATCGGCACCGTGACCAACGTGCTGGCTGTGATGCTGTCCACCCTGCTGCCAGTGCTCGTCTACACCTATCACGGGGTGGAGGGCGTGCCCCGCGTGCTGGTGTGGAGTGGCCGGGCCATGGGCACCGGTCCCGTCGGCATCCTGTTCCGCATCCAGCTGCCCGCCGCGCTGCCCGCCATCCTCATCGGCGTCCGGGTGGCGCTCGGCTTCTCCTTCGTGGTGGCCATCGCGGCGGAAATGATCGCCTCCAGCTATGGCATCGGGAAGCTGATCTTCATGTACGGCGAGAACGGCGCCTACGTGCCCATGTTCGCTGCGGTCACCGCCATCGTCATCGTCGCCGCGACGATTGATTTCCTGTTCGCGCGCGTGTCGGCCTACGCCCTGCGCTGGAGCGACACCTACAGCGCGCAACGCTGA
- a CDS encoding ABC transporter ATP-binding protein: MSGSDKIVVEAISKSFDEMRALDEVNLTAKEGEFVSIVGPSGCGKSTLLYIIGGFVQPTHGVVRAGGKVVKAPGLDRGVVFQEYALFPWLTVSQNISYPLDRIGMPAARQREIVERYLELMGLTQFANAFPRMLSGGMKQRVALARTFAYDPDILLLDEPFGALDAQTREVMQDELLRLWRTNRKTVIMITHDVDEAVYLANRICVMSQRPGRFVAEFDIAHDTSLTREQVVLSDSYRKWRNAVWLSVREQVTGLKV, translated from the coding sequence ATGAGCGGATCCGACAAAATCGTGGTCGAGGCAATCTCCAAGTCGTTTGATGAAATGCGTGCGCTTGACGAGGTCAACCTGACCGCGAAGGAAGGGGAGTTCGTCTCCATCGTCGGTCCCTCGGGCTGTGGAAAGAGCACCCTGCTCTACATCATCGGTGGCTTTGTGCAGCCGACGCACGGCGTGGTGCGCGCGGGCGGCAAGGTTGTGAAGGCGCCCGGGCTGGACCGCGGCGTGGTCTTCCAGGAATATGCGCTGTTCCCGTGGCTGACCGTCTCGCAGAACATCTCCTATCCGCTGGATCGCATCGGCATGCCGGCTGCCAGGCAGCGCGAGATCGTCGAGCGCTATCTGGAGCTGATGGGGCTTACCCAGTTCGCCAACGCTTTCCCGCGCATGCTTTCCGGCGGCATGAAGCAGCGCGTGGCACTGGCGCGCACCTTCGCCTACGACCCGGACATCCTGTTGCTGGACGAGCCGTTCGGCGCGCTCGATGCACAGACCCGCGAGGTGATGCAGGACGAATTGCTGCGGCTGTGGCGCACCAACCGCAAGACGGTGATCATGATCACCCACGACGTGGACGAGGCGGTCTATCTCGCCAACCGCATCTGCGTCATGTCCCAGCGTCCCGGCCGTTTCGTCGCCGAGTTCGACATCGCCCACGACACCAGCCTCACCCGCGAGCAGGTGGTGCTGTCCGATTCCTATCGCAAATGGCGCAATGCTGTGTGGCTGAGCGTGCGCGAGCAGGTGACCGGACTGAAGGTGTGA